In a genomic window of Sporosarcina trichiuri:
- a CDS encoding Na(+)/H(+) antiporter subunit F1, protein MKLFIWICLIIVFLSMLGTLVRVFKGPSTPDRLIALDGIGIMLISIIALLSIAFETMYFIDVILLIAIMSFIGTVSFSKFIEKGAIIDRDIRR, encoded by the coding sequence ATGAAGCTGTTCATATGGATCTGCCTGATCATCGTCTTCCTGTCGATGCTCGGAACGCTGGTGCGGGTCTTCAAAGGGCCTTCGACACCTGACCGGCTGATTGCACTTGACGGGATCGGTATCATGCTCATTTCCATCATCGCCCTGCTGTCCATTGCGTTCGAGACGATGTACTTCATCGATGTCATTCTGCTGATTGCGATCATGTCATTCATCGGCACGGTATCATTCTCGAAATTCATCGAGAAAGGGGCGATCATCGACCGTGATATACGTCGCTAA
- a CDS encoding Na+/H+ antiporter subunit E, which produces MAFQILLNFFIAITWVLITATFTPSTFVIGYLIGVLLILLTRRFFRDRLYFFRLWACVKLTVIFFKELILSNISVAMLVLRPKLHLQPMIFAMPTLLEKDWQITLLSSLITLTPGTIVVHVSDDQRTLYVHAIDVDDVDEAINSIRESFEKAILEVSRT; this is translated from the coding sequence TTGGCATTTCAAATCTTATTGAATTTCTTCATCGCAATTACGTGGGTGCTCATTACGGCGACTTTCACTCCATCCACTTTTGTCATCGGCTATTTGATCGGCGTCCTGCTGATCTTACTGACCCGGCGGTTTTTCCGGGACAGGCTTTACTTTTTCCGTCTGTGGGCATGTGTCAAGCTGACGGTCATCTTCTTCAAGGAACTGATCCTGTCGAATATTTCAGTCGCTATGCTCGTCTTGAGGCCTAAGCTGCATCTGCAGCCGATGATCTTCGCGATGCCGACGCTCCTCGAAAAAGACTGGCAGATCACTCTTCTGTCCAGTCTGATCACGCTGACACCGGGTACCATCGTCGTCCATGTCTCAGATGACCAGCGGACGCTGTATGTGCACGCCATCGACGTGGATGATGTTGACGAAGCCATCAATTCCATTCGGGAATCATTTGAAAAAGCGATACTGGAGGTGAGCCGGACATGA
- a CDS encoding Na+/H+ antiporter subunit D: protein MINLLLFPIIIPFFTAILLLFFKEQVRIQRVLTVIGLSAGIAAALSLVYKVKQDGIQSITLGSWPAPFGITLVSDMLSALLVTTTLIITLIIVIYSFSSIGRERERFFYYPAILFMITGVNGAFTTGDIFNMFVFFEVLLIASYLLIVLGGEKRQLRESIKYILVNVISSAFFVITIAYLYSVVGTLNMADIGDKIASIGQPPILSVIGVLMMLVFGIKAGIFPLYFWMPGSYAAPPVPILALFGALLTKVGVYAIMRIDTLFFVSDLGFTHTILLVLALLTIAAGCIGALAYFDLKQIIIYNILIAIGVILFGVAQMNEPGMQGAIFYLLHDMLIKGALFLLIGIIIYVTGTSNLREMGGLIKTHPSLGWMYLVAAFGLAGIPPLSGFVGKLLIVQGGFEHGRLFSTIVILASSLVVLLSVIRIFVYAFWGEPKVLRPSDRSIYRRMMFPAVLLVALSVAYGVGTEWIYPYISDAAHVLLNPDSYITAVLKE from the coding sequence ATGATTAACCTTTTGTTGTTTCCGATCATCATCCCGTTCTTCACTGCGATCCTGCTGCTGTTCTTCAAGGAGCAAGTTCGCATCCAGCGGGTACTGACGGTTATCGGGCTCAGTGCCGGCATCGCTGCCGCACTTTCTCTTGTTTATAAAGTGAAACAGGACGGGATCCAGTCGATCACGCTCGGCAGCTGGCCGGCGCCGTTCGGCATCACGTTGGTATCCGATATGCTGTCCGCACTCCTCGTGACGACGACACTGATCATCACACTGATCATCGTCATCTACAGCTTCAGCTCGATCGGGCGTGAACGGGAGCGCTTTTTCTACTATCCCGCCATCCTGTTCATGATCACCGGGGTGAATGGCGCATTCACCACGGGAGACATTTTCAACATGTTCGTATTCTTTGAGGTGCTGCTGATTGCGTCCTACCTGCTGATCGTACTCGGCGGTGAAAAGCGGCAGCTCCGTGAGTCCATTAAATACATACTGGTCAATGTCATTTCATCAGCATTCTTCGTCATTACCATTGCGTATTTGTACTCAGTCGTCGGCACGCTCAACATGGCGGATATCGGCGATAAGATTGCAAGCATCGGACAACCGCCGATCCTATCGGTGATCGGTGTGCTGATGATGCTCGTCTTCGGCATCAAAGCGGGGATCTTCCCGCTGTACTTCTGGATGCCCGGTTCATATGCCGCGCCGCCTGTGCCGATTCTGGCACTGTTCGGCGCTCTGCTGACGAAGGTCGGCGTCTACGCCATCATGAGAATCGATACGCTGTTCTTTGTGAGTGACCTGGGCTTCACGCACACGATCCTGCTTGTGCTCGCCCTCCTGACCATTGCAGCCGGCTGTATCGGTGCACTCGCCTATTTCGACTTGAAGCAGATCATCATCTACAATATCCTGATCGCAATCGGTGTCATCCTGTTCGGCGTCGCGCAGATGAACGAACCCGGCATGCAGGGTGCCATCTTCTATCTGCTTCATGACATGCTCATCAAAGGGGCCCTGTTCCTGCTCATCGGCATTATCATCTATGTGACCGGGACATCGAATCTCCGCGAAATGGGCGGTCTCATCAAGACTCATCCGTCCCTCGGCTGGATGTACCTGGTTGCGGCCTTCGGGCTGGCCGGCATCCCCCCGCTCAGCGGGTTCGTCGGCAAGCTCCTGATCGTCCAGGGCGGTTTTGAGCACGGCCGTCTGTTCAGCACGATTGTAATACTGGCTTCCAGTCTCGTCGTCCTGCTTTCCGTCATCCGGATATTCGTCTATGCGTTCTGGGGAGAACCGAAAGTCCTCAGGCCGTCAGACCGCAGCATATACCGCCGGATGATGTTTCCTGCAGTCCTGCTAGTCGCTCTGTCCGTTGCATACGGAGTCGGAACGGAGTGGATTTACCCGTACATCTCGGATGCAGCACATGTGCTGCTCAATCCGGACAGTTACATCACTGCCGTGTTAAAGGAGTAG
- a CDS encoding Na(+)/H(+) antiporter subunit C, with protein sequence MELLMAVTAGLLFTAAIYLILSRSLIKVVLGTGLLSHGAHLFILTMGGLGGDAPPVLADGVDSFADPLPQALILTAIVISFGVTAFILVLAYRTYAVHKTDDLSLMKGNDEHD encoded by the coding sequence ATGGAATTACTCATGGCTGTCACAGCGGGCCTGCTCTTCACAGCTGCCATCTACTTAATACTGTCCAGAAGTCTCATCAAGGTCGTGCTCGGTACTGGGCTGCTGAGTCACGGCGCCCATCTGTTCATCCTGACGATGGGCGGGCTCGGCGGCGATGCCCCGCCTGTTCTCGCTGACGGAGTGGATTCATTTGCAGATCCTCTCCCCCAGGCGCTGATCCTGACGGCGATCGTCATCAGCTTCGGGGTGACGGCGTTCATCCTCGTGCTGGCGTACCGGACGTATGCTGTCCATAAGACGGATGATCTCAGTCTGATGAAAGGAAATGATGAACATGATTAA
- a CDS encoding Na(+)/H(+) antiporter subunit B, with protein MRKNNVILQTTTKVAFFIIFLFSIHIFFAGHFAPGGGFVGGLLTTGAIVLLLLAYDLETIQATLPFNFTIVIGIGLLLSFSTAAGSILFDVPFFTHAFGHFDLPLFGDTELHTAMLFDAGVYLVVVGAAITIIQSIGGDD; from the coding sequence ATGAGAAAAAATAACGTCATATTGCAGACGACGACCAAGGTCGCGTTCTTCATCATTTTCCTGTTCTCGATCCATATTTTCTTTGCCGGACACTTTGCCCCGGGCGGCGGGTTCGTCGGCGGGCTGCTGACGACAGGCGCGATCGTGCTTCTGCTGCTCGCGTATGATCTGGAGACGATCCAGGCGACGCTGCCGTTCAATTTCACAATTGTCATCGGCATCGGCCTGCTGCTATCGTTCAGCACAGCTGCCGGCTCGATACTGTTCGACGTTCCGTTTTTCACTCATGCATTCGGCCATTTCGACCTGCCGCTGTTCGGGGATACGGAGCTTCATACGGCGATGCTGTTCGACGCAGGGGTCTACCTCGTCGTCGTCGGTGCTGCCATCACCATCATCCAGTCGATCGGAGGGGATGACTAA
- a CDS encoding Na+/H+ antiporter subunit A yields the protein MEFVWFIFLPAAAALLIPALFRRVTGIHTGWFVLAVPAVLFVYYSTFVPHIAGGGQSVSVFDWIPSLGISFTSYLDGLSLLFTLLITGIGTLVVLYSIFYLDRQKENLGNFYVYLLLFMTAMLGVVQSDNVISLYLFWELTSISSFLLIGYWYKRDGSRFGALKSMMITVGGGLMMLGGFVLLGTMGDTYSIRELIVRLPDYAGDPLFTLAAVLLLLGAFTKSAQFPFYIWLPDAMEAPTPVSAYLHSATMVKAGLYLVARFTPIFADSSVWIWLVSGIGLLTLMWGSFFAVKQTDLKGILAFSTVSQLGLIMSLLGAGAIAYHTDDKMFRIAMFAAIFHLVNHAVFKGSLFMVAGIIDHETGTRDIRKLGGLMSLMPISFSVAFIGGLSMAGLPPFGGFLSKELFLESMVNLKNFDLFSFDTWGVLFPVIAWIASVFTFVYSFYFVFNTFAGKRKADKLPKQPHEAPAGMLVSPVILAVGVIVIFFIPNVVGKWLVAPAVAAAQPQLYSSPAAAEVHVAAWHGFESVPLWLTVGVIVFGSVLFASIPKWRAVYALQPEKLSLNGLYNGIMSASERGMNKLSRSYMTGVIRTYLIYMFAFLSVMTIVILFAKGAFRLDMDSLSPITLFAVMNAIVAILGAGMVIMSKNRISAIIALGAVGYSVALFFVLFKAPDLALTQLVIETISVALFLLAFRHLPAMKTHGETKQNKVVNAVIAGSVGLAMTLVAISAHSNKLIDSISQFYKDTVHTEAGGGNIVNVILVDYRGFDTLFEIAVLSIAGIAVLGMIRLRLAGKGSDDEKK from the coding sequence GTGGAGTTTGTTTGGTTCATATTTCTGCCGGCAGCCGCTGCCCTGCTCATCCCGGCATTGTTCCGGCGTGTCACCGGCATCCACACAGGCTGGTTTGTCCTGGCTGTTCCGGCTGTGCTGTTCGTCTATTACAGCACATTCGTCCCGCATATTGCAGGCGGAGGACAGTCGGTCTCAGTGTTTGACTGGATTCCTTCACTCGGAATCTCATTTACATCCTATCTGGACGGGCTCAGTCTCCTGTTCACCCTCCTCATCACAGGCATCGGCACCCTGGTCGTCCTGTATTCGATCTTCTACCTGGATCGCCAAAAAGAGAATCTTGGGAACTTCTATGTATATCTGCTGCTTTTCATGACGGCGATGCTCGGTGTCGTCCAGTCTGATAATGTCATCTCGTTATACTTGTTCTGGGAGCTCACTTCCATTTCCTCCTTCCTCTTGATCGGATACTGGTATAAGCGGGACGGTTCCCGTTTCGGCGCGCTGAAGTCGATGATGATCACGGTCGGCGGCGGGCTGATGATGCTCGGGGGATTTGTCCTTCTCGGAACAATGGGCGATACATATTCAATACGCGAACTGATTGTACGGCTGCCTGACTACGCGGGTGATCCGCTGTTCACGCTGGCTGCCGTCCTGCTGCTCCTTGGTGCATTCACCAAGTCTGCCCAGTTCCCGTTCTACATCTGGCTGCCGGATGCGATGGAGGCACCGACACCGGTCAGTGCGTACCTGCACTCGGCGACCATGGTCAAGGCCGGCCTGTATCTGGTCGCACGATTCACGCCGATTTTCGCAGACTCCTCCGTATGGATCTGGCTCGTATCGGGAATCGGCCTGCTCACCCTGATGTGGGGTTCTTTCTTTGCCGTGAAACAGACAGATCTGAAAGGAATCCTGGCGTTTTCAACAGTCAGCCAGCTCGGATTGATCATGTCGCTTCTCGGTGCCGGGGCGATCGCCTACCATACGGACGACAAAATGTTCCGGATTGCGATGTTCGCGGCGATTTTCCACCTTGTCAATCATGCCGTGTTCAAAGGGAGCCTATTCATGGTGGCCGGTATTATCGACCACGAAACCGGCACGCGTGACATCCGTAAGCTCGGCGGGCTCATGAGTCTCATGCCGATCAGCTTCTCGGTCGCTTTCATCGGCGGACTGTCGATGGCCGGACTGCCGCCGTTCGGCGGATTCCTCAGTAAGGAGCTGTTCCTGGAATCCATGGTGAACTTGAAGAATTTCGATTTGTTCAGCTTCGATACGTGGGGCGTCCTGTTCCCCGTCATCGCCTGGATTGCAAGCGTATTCACGTTCGTCTACAGCTTCTACTTCGTCTTCAATACGTTCGCAGGGAAACGGAAAGCGGACAAGCTGCCGAAACAGCCTCACGAGGCACCGGCTGGCATGCTCGTTTCACCTGTGATCCTGGCAGTCGGCGTCATCGTGATCTTCTTCATCCCGAATGTGGTCGGCAAATGGCTGGTCGCGCCTGCAGTGGCAGCTGCCCAGCCGCAGCTCTACAGCTCACCTGCTGCTGCGGAAGTCCATGTAGCCGCCTGGCACGGGTTCGAATCCGTCCCTCTCTGGCTGACAGTCGGCGTCATCGTGTTCGGTTCCGTGCTGTTCGCATCGATTCCGAAATGGCGTGCGGTCTATGCGCTGCAGCCTGAAAAGCTTTCCCTGAATGGACTGTATAACGGCATCATGTCCGCTTCGGAACGCGGTATGAACAAGCTGTCACGCTCCTATATGACAGGGGTCATCCGGACGTACCTCATCTATATGTTCGCATTCCTGTCCGTGATGACGATCGTCATCCTGTTTGCAAAAGGGGCTTTCCGTCTCGATATGGACAGCCTGTCACCGATCACACTGTTCGCTGTCATGAACGCGATTGTGGCCATTCTCGGCGCCGGCATGGTCATCATGTCGAAAAACCGGATTTCCGCCATCATCGCTCTCGGTGCGGTCGGCTATTCCGTCGCTTTGTTCTTCGTCCTGTTCAAAGCACCTGACCTGGCACTCACACAGCTTGTGATCGAAACCATTTCCGTTGCGCTCTTCCTCCTGGCATTCCGGCATCTGCCGGCGATGAAGACCCATGGGGAGACAAAGCAGAACAAAGTGGTCAATGCGGTCATCGCAGGCAGTGTCGGACTTGCGATGACACTCGTCGCCATTTCGGCGCATTCCAACAAACTGATCGACAGCATCTCACAGTTCTATAAGGACACCGTCCACACGGAAGCGGGCGGCGGAAATATCGTGAACGTCATCCTCGTCGATTACCGGGGCTTTGATACACTGTTCGAAATTGCCGTCCTGTCGATCGCAGGCATTGCGGTGCTCGGCATGATCCGTCTCCGCCTTGCAGGAAAGGGGTCAGATGATGAGAAAAAATAA
- a CDS encoding DUF5366 family protein produces MKNPYLFSYLPFFTIMLFSLTFGVYTVSWSLGIFREIGLYNGLLEFLTDTQMKLFLLTIYALAYFMVFSALKLIAETIHETAMLFFYRNRPADDEKGIPLPDGRGGKLIYFIGALASVAAVQSIVWLSAVFLAAAFIYFIYSTYQLHHQFSMMTIIGVIFFEVVIWAVLLFAVVYILLRLYNGISASIPGMEKDQLPMGS; encoded by the coding sequence ATGAAAAATCCATACTTATTCAGTTACTTGCCGTTCTTCACGATCATGCTGTTCAGCCTGACGTTCGGCGTCTATACAGTCAGCTGGTCGCTCGGCATCTTCCGGGAGATCGGCCTGTATAACGGACTTCTAGAATTTTTGACGGACACACAGATGAAACTGTTCCTGCTGACCATCTACGCACTTGCCTATTTCATGGTCTTCAGCGCGCTGAAACTCATAGCGGAAACAATACATGAGACGGCTATGCTGTTCTTTTACAGGAACCGTCCTGCCGATGATGAAAAGGGGATACCGCTCCCTGACGGACGGGGCGGAAAACTGATCTATTTCATCGGCGCATTGGCATCAGTCGCCGCTGTCCAGTCCATCGTCTGGCTGAGTGCGGTCTTTCTGGCGGCTGCATTCATCTATTTCATCTACAGTACGTATCAGCTGCACCATCAATTTTCCATGATGACGATTATCGGCGTCATTTTCTTCGAGGTTGTCATATGGGCGGTCCTGCTGTTCGCCGTCGTCTATATACTGCTCAGATTGTATAATGGGATCTCCGCGAGTATTCCGGGCATGGAAAAAGACCAGCTGCCGATGGGCAGCTAG
- a CDS encoding transglycosylase domain-containing protein: protein MRQLAGIAVALLSLPLLFWLQNAVAAEWQEANAYKEQVEETIELSEPPVTIPMTLYDRNGALFAEDYSEWRDPLPIGEIPLFAKQLFLESEDKGFYEHRGYDVAAIARAFAVNAASDGLTQGASTITQQVVRMRFLSPEKTYERKFREILYSAELEKQSTKEEILEMYMNEMYFGNQVYGIGGAATYYFSKQLSQLNEEETAFLAAIPNNPSMYDPLRHFDAAKKRQQRLLDVLAAAGVITKAESEAIGKRPVVLQVKRKNSRFPVYHTYVMHELKQLVYEKEGFSERLLKAENKEQRTAIRQQADQKVSEVVDSGVQIDTALDPLKQQNVEERISSLLNGRGIQAGAAIIDNDTRELAALYGGYGYRKGDFNRSYQAVRQPGSAIKPLLVYAPYLESGPFTENSPIDGSPICIGSYCPENFGGYQYGVTTLKKAFSRSYNTSAVRIMQRVGADKAFSYLEPFQFDHFTAKDRQYTAALGGFEHGTTPYEMADAYTSFVDGTYKPSRAIRSVKDRNGTVLYKWDDMRQTVWSAKTAAAVRSMLAETVRTGTANGVRQTTGYTGAKTGTTSDYKDLWVAGMDADHTAAVWTGDDRPRRLQQESEQKLHLRLFSAALSD from the coding sequence GTGAGACAGCTGGCAGGAATCGCTGTTGCGCTGCTCAGCCTCCCGCTGCTCTTCTGGCTGCAGAATGCAGTTGCGGCAGAGTGGCAGGAAGCGAACGCGTATAAGGAACAAGTTGAAGAGACGATTGAACTTTCAGAGCCGCCCGTCACTATACCGATGACGTTATATGATCGGAACGGTGCACTGTTCGCGGAGGACTATTCGGAATGGCGGGATCCGCTGCCGATCGGGGAAATCCCACTATTTGCGAAACAGCTGTTCCTGGAAAGTGAGGACAAGGGGTTCTACGAGCATCGCGGATATGATGTTGCCGCGATTGCACGGGCCTTCGCAGTGAATGCCGCATCCGACGGGCTGACCCAGGGAGCGTCGACGATCACCCAGCAAGTGGTGAGGATGCGCTTCCTCTCCCCTGAAAAGACATATGAACGGAAATTCAGGGAAATCCTTTATTCGGCGGAACTCGAGAAACAGTCGACGAAAGAGGAAATCCTTGAGATGTACATGAATGAAATGTATTTCGGCAATCAAGTATACGGCATAGGAGGCGCCGCCACCTACTATTTCAGCAAACAGCTGAGCCAGCTGAACGAAGAGGAGACCGCATTCCTGGCGGCGATTCCGAACAACCCGTCGATGTATGACCCGCTGCGTCATTTCGATGCCGCGAAAAAACGGCAGCAGCGACTGCTCGATGTGCTGGCAGCAGCCGGCGTCATTACAAAAGCGGAAAGTGAAGCGATCGGAAAACGTCCGGTCGTCCTGCAGGTCAAACGGAAGAACAGCAGATTTCCCGTTTATCATACATACGTGATGCATGAACTGAAACAGCTTGTGTATGAAAAAGAAGGATTCTCGGAGCGGCTGCTGAAGGCGGAAAACAAGGAGCAGCGGACAGCGATTCGGCAGCAGGCCGATCAAAAGGTATCGGAGGTCGTCGATTCCGGTGTGCAAATCGATACAGCGCTCGATCCGCTGAAACAGCAGAACGTCGAAGAGCGGATATCTTCCCTGCTCAATGGCCGGGGCATCCAGGCCGGGGCTGCAATTATCGATAACGACACACGCGAACTCGCTGCCCTGTACGGCGGCTATGGTTATCGTAAAGGTGATTTCAACCGTTCGTATCAGGCCGTACGCCAGCCCGGTTCCGCCATCAAGCCGCTGCTCGTCTACGCGCCTTACCTGGAAAGCGGGCCTTTCACGGAAAACTCACCGATCGACGGCAGCCCGATCTGCATCGGTTCCTACTGTCCCGAGAACTTCGGCGGGTATCAGTACGGCGTGACAACGCTGAAGAAAGCATTCAGCCGAAGCTATAACACGAGTGCCGTCCGGATCATGCAGCGTGTCGGTGCAGACAAGGCGTTCTCCTATCTGGAGCCGTTCCAGTTTGACCACTTCACGGCGAAGGACCGGCAATACACAGCTGCGCTCGGCGGATTCGAGCACGGGACCACACCTTATGAAATGGCGGACGCCTATACGAGCTTCGTCGACGGTACATACAAACCGTCCAGAGCAATCCGTTCCGTGAAGGACCGGAACGGAACGGTGCTGTACAAATGGGATGACATGCGTCAGACGGTCTGGTCAGCCAAGACCGCTGCCGCTGTCCGCTCGATGCTTGCGGAAACTGTGCGGACCGGCACGGCAAACGGGGTCCGGCAGACAACCGGCTACACTGGCGCGAAAACCGGAACGACGTCAGACTATAAAGATCTGTGGGTCGCCGGCATGGATGCCGATCATACAGCAGCTGTCTGGACAGGTGATGACCGGCCGCGCAGACTCCAGCAGGAAAGTGAACAGAAATTACATTTGCGTTTATTTTCCGCCGCTCTGTCAGACTAG
- a CDS encoding MFS transporter, giving the protein MDIQKRNFIIIWVSNFLVAGTMTMIMPFLSLYIETFGNYSDAYVQKWSGLVFGATFITALIMSPIWGRIADKYGFKPILIINGFGIAVSVFLMGFIHSVEAFFILRLLNGVVTGFIPTSLAFISANTKREEAGKRLGTLQMGSVTGTLFGPVLGGLLADAFGFQYTFVITSVSVIIAALIIIFGIKEERKVKSSRAVSYSRKTILGGLLKHRLMLNVMVVTSLIQIGNFSIQPLLSLYVSHLTTSEDVAFLAGITFSAAGVGNLLFARKWGKLGDQIGYEKILSFLLILSFLFIIPQAFVGSLWQLVIWRLLFGISMGGMIPITTALVRREAPIDIQGEVMGYNTSFRFLGNIIGPMFGGIVSGFLGISSVFITTGVLFLLGFAFLYYAKRKPTQDFEDFLAESQEK; this is encoded by the coding sequence ATGGATATACAAAAACGAAATTTCATCATCATCTGGGTTTCCAACTTCCTCGTCGCAGGCACCATGACGATGATCATGCCCTTCTTATCTCTTTATATCGAGACGTTCGGGAACTATTCCGATGCCTACGTGCAGAAATGGTCAGGCCTTGTATTTGGTGCGACATTCATTACAGCGCTGATCATGTCCCCGATCTGGGGGCGGATTGCGGATAAGTACGGCTTCAAACCGATCCTCATTATCAATGGATTCGGGATTGCCGTCTCCGTCTTCCTGATGGGGTTCATCCATTCAGTGGAAGCTTTCTTCATATTACGCCTGCTGAATGGTGTCGTCACCGGCTTCATCCCCACCTCACTCGCATTCATTTCAGCTAATACGAAACGGGAAGAAGCCGGGAAACGCCTCGGGACCCTCCAGATGGGGAGTGTCACCGGGACGCTGTTCGGACCGGTGCTCGGCGGACTGCTGGCAGACGCATTCGGGTTCCAGTATACGTTTGTCATCACCTCCGTTTCCGTCATCATTGCAGCTTTGATCATCATCTTTGGTATCAAGGAAGAGCGGAAGGTGAAAAGCAGCCGGGCGGTTTCCTATTCACGCAAAACGATTCTCGGCGGGCTGCTGAAACACCGGCTCATGCTCAACGTTATGGTTGTGACGTCGCTGATCCAGATCGGGAATTTCAGCATCCAGCCGCTGCTGTCCCTGTACGTTTCCCACCTGACGACCTCCGAGGATGTGGCATTTCTGGCAGGCATCACGTTCAGCGCTGCCGGTGTCGGAAACCTGCTGTTCGCCCGGAAATGGGGCAAGCTCGGCGACCAGATCGGCTATGAGAAGATTCTCAGCTTCCTGCTCATCCTGTCTTTCCTCTTCATCATTCCGCAGGCATTCGTCGGCAGCCTGTGGCAGCTCGTCATCTGGCGGCTGCTGTTCGGTATTTCAATGGGCGGCATGATCCCGATCACGACCGCGCTGGTACGGCGGGAAGCCCCGATCGATATCCAGGGCGAAGTGATGGGCTACAATACGAGCTTCCGGTTCCTCGGCAACATCATCGGACCGATGTTCGGCGGGATTGTCAGCGGATTCCTCGGAATTTCATCAGTTTTCATCACGACCGGGGTCCTCTTCCTGCTCGGCTTCGCTTTCCTCTATTACGCGAAGCGGAAGCCAACCCAGGACTTCGAAGATTTCCTTGCCGAGTCCCAGGAGAAATAG
- a CDS encoding peptidylprolyl isomerase yields MYPQLSKETAAGERLITMNTTMGPIKIKLFEEKVPKTVENFIEHAKEGYYDGIIFHRVIKDFMIQGGDPTGTGMGGESIYGGSFGDEFTMDLFNLRGALSMANAGPNTNGSQFFIVQAPKLMGASVEQLKQGGWPAEIAEAYGEMGGTPHLDQKHTVFGQVIEGMDIVDKIAAVKTNSNDKPLEDVKIESIDVQ; encoded by the coding sequence ATGTATCCGCAATTATCAAAAGAAACAGCAGCAGGCGAACGTCTTATTACGATGAATACCACAATGGGACCGATCAAAATCAAGCTTTTTGAAGAAAAGGTGCCGAAAACGGTTGAAAACTTCATTGAGCACGCAAAAGAAGGCTACTATGACGGAATCATCTTCCACCGGGTCATCAAGGACTTCATGATCCAGGGTGGCGACCCGACAGGTACAGGAATGGGCGGCGAAAGCATCTACGGCGGCTCATTCGGAGACGAATTCACAATGGATCTGTTCAACCTGCGCGGTGCGCTCTCCATGGCGAACGCAGGTCCGAACACGAACGGCAGCCAGTTCTTCATCGTGCAGGCGCCAAAGCTGATGGGGGCATCCGTCGAGCAGCTGAAACAAGGCGGCTGGCCGGCAGAAATCGCGGAAGCATATGGGGAAATGGGCGGCACGCCGCACCTCGACCAGAAGCATACCGTATTCGGACAGGTCATCGAGGGCATGGATATCGTTGATAAGATTGCTGCTGTCAAAACGAACAGTAACGATAAGCCTCTTGAAGATGTCAAGATTGAATCGATCGACGTCCAGTAA